Proteins encoded by one window of Fusobacterium mortiferum ATCC 9817:
- the opp1B gene encoding nickel/cobalt ABC transporter permease, whose protein sequence is MKNYIIKRVLMSIPLLICISFICFVFINLIPSDPAEVALRVRQTPIITEEAIAQVRAELGLNDPFFIRYIKWFFQCLVLDFGVSYTNPARTVTGEIGRCLPATLQLAGMSLVFVIFLSLPIGFLCAVYKDSWFDRVMRGIVFMTTAMPAYWVGLLMIWLISIKFDLLPTSGAGSFKHLILPSFTVALTYISTYIRLIRNNMLENMKEDYVLYANVRGLQQKNILRKHILKNSLHSCITAIGMSIPQLIAGTIVVENVFAWPGIGKLCIASIFNRDYPVIQAYVLMVGTLFVIFNLIFDIVQYIADPRLRKGMK, encoded by the coding sequence GTGAAAAATTATATAATAAAAAGAGTTTTAATGAGTATTCCTTTACTTATATGTATATCTTTTATTTGTTTTGTATTTATAAATTTAATACCTTCAGATCCAGCTGAAGTAGCCCTTAGAGTTAGACAGACTCCGATAATCACAGAAGAGGCAATTGCACAAGTGAGAGCGGAATTAGGATTAAATGATCCATTTTTTATAAGATATATAAAATGGTTTTTTCAATGTTTAGTTTTAGATTTTGGAGTAAGTTATACTAATCCAGCTCGTACAGTTACAGGAGAGATTGGAAGATGCCTTCCTGCAACCTTACAATTGGCTGGAATGTCATTAGTTTTTGTAATTTTCTTAAGTTTACCTATAGGTTTCTTATGTGCTGTATATAAAGACTCATGGTTTGATAGAGTGATGAGAGGAATTGTTTTTATGACAACAGCTATGCCAGCTTATTGGGTAGGGCTTTTAATGATATGGTTAATCAGTATAAAATTTGATTTACTTCCTACAAGTGGAGCAGGATCTTTTAAACATCTTATTTTGCCATCTTTTACAGTTGCTCTTACTTATATTTCTACATATATCAGATTGATTAGAAATAATATGTTAGAAAATATGAAAGAAGATTATGTGTTATACGCTAATGTAAGAGGACTACAACAGAAAAATATTTTAAGGAAACATATTTTAAAAAATTCTCTTCATTCATGTATTACAGCAATTGGTATGAGTATTCCACAACTGATTGCTGGAACTATAGTTGTAGAAAATGTTTTTGCTTGGCCTGGAATAGGAAAACTTTGTATAGCATCTATTTTTAATAGGGATTATCCAGTAATACAAGCATATGTTTTAATGGTTGGAACATTATTTGTAATATTTAATTTAATATTTGATATTGTTCAATATATTGCTGATCCAAGACTTAGAAAGGGAATGAAGTGA
- a CDS encoding TIGR03905 family TSCPD domain-containing protein: MKYYKTEKICAKEIGVEFDENGKITEIEFCGGCDGNTHGLQNLILGMNKDEVIKKLEGIDCRGRGTSCPDQLAKILKSLS, from the coding sequence ATGAAATATTATAAAACTGAAAAAATATGTGCCAAAGAGATAGGAGTAGAGTTTGACGAGAATGGAAAAATCACTGAAATAGAATTCTGTGGTGGTTGTGATGGAAATACTCATGGACTTCAAAATCTTATCTTAGGGATGAATAAAGATGAAGTTATAAAAAAATTAGAAGGAATAGATTGTAGAGGAAGAGGAACTTCTTGTCCAGACCAATTAGCTAAAATTTTAAAATCATTATCATAA
- a CDS encoding ABC transporter ATP-binding protein: MANRILHAKDINITFGALRAVSDFNLELREKELVGLIGPNGAGKTTVFNILTGVYSATSGTYTFNGEEVKKTPTHKLVRKGLARTFQNIRLFKYMSVLDNVLVANNFNMKYGVLTGTFRLPKFWLEERKAKKKAMKLLRIFDLDKYADAPAGSLPYGQQRKLEIARAMATNPKVLLLDEPAAGMNPTETEELMKTIKLIRDKFGIAILLIEHDMKLVLGICERLIVLDHGTIIASGDPQKVVNDPAVVTAYLGKDDDEIDEEEAKNKEIASVKAEIFNDEEEV; encoded by the coding sequence ATGGCAAATAGAATTTTACATGCTAAAGATATAAATATTACTTTTGGTGCTCTTAGAGCTGTAAGTGATTTTAATTTAGAGTTAAGAGAAAAAGAGTTAGTAGGACTTATTGGACCAAATGGTGCTGGAAAAACTACTGTATTCAATATATTAACCGGTGTGTATTCAGCTACATCAGGAACTTATACATTCAATGGAGAGGAAGTAAAAAAGACTCCTACACATAAGCTTGTAAGAAAGGGACTTGCTAGAACTTTCCAAAATATCAGACTTTTTAAATATATGAGCGTATTAGATAATGTTTTAGTTGCTAATAACTTTAATATGAAGTATGGAGTTTTAACAGGAACTTTCCGTTTACCAAAATTCTGGTTAGAAGAGAGAAAAGCTAAGAAAAAAGCTATGAAACTTTTAAGAATTTTTGATTTAGATAAATATGCAGATGCTCCAGCTGGAAGTCTTCCATATGGACAACAAAGAAAATTAGAGATAGCTAGAGCTATGGCTACTAATCCAAAAGTTTTACTTCTAGATGAGCCAGCAGCAGGTATGAACCCAACAGAAACTGAAGAGCTTATGAAGACTATCAAGCTTATTAGAGATAAATTTGGAATTGCTATCTTATTAATAGAGCATGATATGAAACTAGTTTTAGGAATTTGTGAAAGACTTATTGTATTAGACCATGGAACTATTATAGCAAGTGGAGATCCACAAAAAGTTGTTAATGACCCAGCAGTTGTTACAGCTTACTTAGGAAAAGATGATGATGAAATTGATGAAGAGGAAGCCAAAAATAAAGAGATTGCTTCTGTAAAAGCTGAGATATTTAATGACGAGGAGGAAGTTTAA
- a CDS encoding ABC transporter substrate-binding protein has product MKKFTLMLLGLSFLITACGGEKEATTKKTDEAATIKIGGLGPLTGPLAIYGVTATNGSKLAFEEINKNGGILGKQVEFVLFDEKGDSTEAVTAYNRLVDEGVVALVGDITSKPSLAVAEIAAQDNMPMITPTGTQFNITEAGPNVFRVCFTDPYQGVILANLAKNNLKANTVAIMVNNSSDYSDGVAEAFIKEAERLGLKIVAKEGYAEGDKDFRAQLTKVAATNPDVLLVPDYYEQVALITTQAREVGVKSTFIGPDGWDGVAKALDSSAYGAVENSYFTNHYSVEDTNEKVQNFLKAYREKYKDEPSAFSALSYDAAYLMKDAIEKAGSTDKDAIVKAMKESDFAGVTGHLRFDEKNNPVKAVTVLKVVNGNYTFDSVIQPE; this is encoded by the coding sequence ATGAAAAAATTTACACTTATGCTTTTAGGACTATCTTTCTTAATCACAGCTTGTGGTGGAGAAAAAGAGGCAACGACTAAAAAAACTGATGAAGCAGCAACTATTAAAATCGGAGGTTTAGGACCTTTAACTGGACCATTAGCTATTTATGGAGTTACTGCTACTAATGGTTCAAAACTTGCTTTTGAGGAAATTAATAAAAATGGTGGAATCTTAGGAAAACAAGTAGAGTTTGTATTATTTGACGAAAAAGGAGATTCAACAGAAGCTGTTACAGCTTACAACAGATTAGTAGATGAAGGAGTAGTAGCTTTAGTAGGAGATATTACTTCAAAACCATCTCTAGCTGTAGCTGAAATTGCTGCTCAAGATAATATGCCAATGATTACTCCAACAGGAACTCAATTTAACATCACAGAAGCTGGACCAAATGTATTCCGTGTATGTTTCACTGACCCATACCAAGGAGTTATCCTAGCAAACCTAGCAAAAAATAATCTAAAAGCTAATACTGTAGCTATTATGGTAAATAACTCAAGCGACTATTCTGATGGAGTTGCTGAAGCTTTTATCAAAGAAGCTGAAAGATTAGGATTAAAAATAGTAGCTAAAGAGGGATATGCAGAAGGAGATAAAGATTTCAGAGCTCAACTTACTAAAGTAGCTGCTACTAATCCAGATGTATTATTAGTACCAGATTATTATGAGCAAGTAGCTTTAATTACTACTCAAGCTAGAGAAGTAGGAGTAAAATCAACATTTATTGGACCAGATGGTTGGGATGGAGTAGCTAAAGCTCTAGACTCTTCAGCATATGGAGCTGTTGAAAATAGTTACTTTACAAACCACTACTCTGTAGAAGATACTAATGAAAAAGTTCAAAACTTCTTAAAAGCATATAGAGAAAAATATAAAGATGAACCTTCAGCTTTCTCAGCTCTTTCATATGACGCTGCTTACTTAATGAAAGACGCTATTGAAAAAGCTGGTTCAACAGATAAAGACGCTATTGTTAAAGCAATGAAAGAAAGTGATTTTGCTGGTGTAACTGGACACTTAAGATTTGATGAGAAGAATAACCCAGTTAAAGCTGTTACTGTTCTAAAAGTTGTAAATGGAAATTATACTTTTGATTCTGTAATTCAACCTGAATAA
- a CDS encoding branched-chain amino acid ABC transporter permease, with product MEFIMQIINGLQIGSIYALVSLGYTMVYGIAQLINFAHGDIIMVGAYVSLFSIPVFTRIGLPVWLTVVPAIVLCVVLGMLTERVAYRPLRNSPRISNLITAIGVSLFLENLFMKIFTPNTRAFPKVFTQEPLRFGDIYLNYGTVVTIVLTLILSVGLQYFMKKTKYGKAMLATSEDYGAAKLVGINVNSTIQLTFAIGSGLAAIASVLYVSAYPQVQPLMGSMLGIKAFIAAVLGGIGILPGAVIGGFILGIVESLTRAYLSSQLADAFVFAILIIVLLVKPTGLLGKNMREKV from the coding sequence ATGGAATTTATTATGCAGATTATCAACGGACTACAAATAGGTAGTATCTATGCCTTAGTATCACTTGGGTATACGATGGTTTATGGAATAGCACAACTTATTAACTTTGCTCATGGGGATATTATTATGGTGGGAGCTTATGTTTCACTATTTAGTATTCCAGTTTTTACAAGAATAGGATTACCCGTATGGCTTACAGTAGTACCTGCTATTGTACTATGTGTGGTCTTAGGAATGTTAACAGAGAGAGTAGCTTATAGACCTCTTAGAAATTCTCCTAGAATTTCTAACTTAATCACAGCCATAGGAGTAAGTTTATTCTTAGAAAATTTATTTATGAAAATTTTTACTCCAAATACAAGAGCATTCCCAAAAGTATTTACTCAAGAGCCACTTAGATTTGGAGATATCTATCTTAACTATGGAACTGTTGTTACTATTGTCTTAACTCTTATCCTTTCAGTAGGATTACAATATTTTATGAAAAAGACAAAATATGGAAAAGCTATGCTAGCTACAAGTGAGGACTATGGAGCAGCAAAGCTTGTAGGTATCAATGTAAATAGTACAATCCAACTTACTTTTGCAATAGGAAGTGGACTTGCTGCTATTGCTTCTGTACTTTATGTCTCAGCTTATCCACAAGTTCAACCACTTATGGGTTCTATGTTAGGAATAAAAGCTTTTATAGCTGCTGTACTTGGAGGAATTGGAATTCTACCAGGTGCTGTTATAGGAGGATTTATTCTTGGAATAGTTGAAAGTTTAACAAGAGCTTATTTATCATCACAATTAGCAGATGCCTTTGTATTTGCTATCCTTATTATAGTTCTACTTGTTAAACCAACAGGACTTTTAGGAAAAAATATGAGAGAGAAAGTATAG
- a CDS encoding ABC transporter ATP-binding protein: MERDIMLEVKDLHVYYDNIHALKGISLKVGKGEVVSLIGANGAGKTTTLQTISGLIQAREGSVIFEGQDITKIECHKICKMGIAQVPEGRRVFARLPVKDNLKLGAFTVDDTPENLEKDRARFYEVFPRMAERKNQLAGTLSGGEQQMLAMGRALMSRPKLLILDEPSMGLSPLFVKEIFAVIKRLKEAGTTILLVEQNAKMALSVADYAYVIETGKITMEGKAQDLLNDANVKKAYLGA, translated from the coding sequence ATGGAAAGAGATATTATGCTTGAGGTAAAAGATTTGCATGTATATTATGACAATATTCATGCCTTAAAGGGAATCTCTCTAAAGGTAGGAAAGGGAGAGGTTGTATCTCTTATAGGTGCTAATGGTGCTGGAAAAACTACTACTCTTCAAACGATATCTGGGCTTATTCAAGCTAGAGAGGGAAGTGTAATATTTGAAGGGCAAGATATCACAAAGATAGAGTGCCATAAAATTTGTAAAATGGGAATAGCTCAAGTTCCTGAAGGAAGAAGAGTATTTGCTAGACTTCCTGTAAAAGATAATTTAAAATTAGGAGCTTTTACAGTTGATGATACTCCAGAAAATCTAGAAAAAGATAGAGCTAGATTTTATGAAGTTTTTCCTAGAATGGCAGAGAGAAAAAATCAATTAGCAGGAACTTTATCTGGAGGAGAACAACAGATGTTAGCTATGGGAAGAGCTCTGATGAGCAGACCTAAGTTACTTATTTTAGATGAACCATCAATGGGATTATCTCCTTTATTTGTTAAAGAGATATTTGCTGTTATTAAAAGATTAAAAGAGGCTGGAACTACTATACTTCTAGTAGAACAAAATGCAAAAATGGCTCTTTCAGTTGCTGACTATGCCTATGTTATAGAAACAGGAAAAATAACAATGGAAGGAAAAGCCCAAGATTTATTAAATGATGCTAATGTTAAAAAAGCTTATTTAGGAGCTTAA
- a CDS encoding ABC transporter substrate-binding protein, which translates to MKKFALIMLGLSLFITGCGGEKKEEKINNNIVVSQGSKPKSLDPNMYNEIPALTITEQIFNTLLKVDENGNIVPELAESFEYVSPTELVIKIRQGVKFHNGDTLTSKDVAFSINRMLDKPASRVMIDAITKVEIIDDYTVKLILSEPSSPLLFGLAHPLTAILNEKDTIAKNDVIATEPVGTGPYKFVEWGSGEKIELVAFDDYFEGRPKIDNLTYRAITENSSRLAALETREIDIAYNMDAIDSGMIEKNPDLQLISKPTTSTEYITFNNTKAPFDNKDFRKAVNYALDKQSMSDSIFMGKAIPANSIVNPNVFGHSDSVEGYPYNKEKAIEYLKKSGIQNPSFTLFVNDNTTRLQLAQIIQANLKEIGIDMKIETLEWGTYLQKTAQGEHQALLGGWVSGTSDADIVFFPLLHSSSHGGAGNRAFYTNKELDKVIEEARLTSDSAERKALFFKGQEILQEDAPFGLLLYKNENIGLNKRVKGFKYDATTMHNLKDLYIENK; encoded by the coding sequence ATGAAAAAATTTGCTTTAATAATGCTAGGACTCTCTCTTTTTATCACAGGTTGCGGAGGAGAAAAGAAAGAGGAAAAAATTAATAACAATATCGTAGTTTCTCAAGGTTCTAAACCTAAAAGTCTAGACCCAAATATGTATAATGAGATACCAGCTCTAACTATAACAGAGCAAATATTTAATACCTTACTAAAAGTTGATGAAAATGGAAATATAGTTCCAGAGTTAGCAGAATCTTTTGAATATGTATCTCCTACAGAGCTAGTAATAAAAATAAGACAAGGGGTAAAATTCCATAATGGAGATACTCTTACATCTAAAGACGTAGCTTTTAGTATAAATAGAATGTTGGATAAACCAGCTAGTAGAGTTATGATAGATGCTATTACAAAAGTAGAAATAATAGATGATTATACAGTAAAATTAATTTTATCTGAGCCATCATCTCCATTACTATTTGGATTAGCTCATCCACTTACTGCTATCTTAAATGAGAAAGATACTATTGCTAAAAATGATGTGATTGCTACTGAACCAGTTGGAACTGGACCATACAAATTTGTTGAATGGGGAAGTGGAGAGAAAATCGAATTAGTAGCTTTTGATGATTATTTTGAAGGAAGACCAAAAATTGATAATCTAACTTATAGAGCTATCACTGAAAATAGTAGTAGATTAGCTGCTCTTGAAACAAGAGAGATAGATATAGCTTACAATATGGATGCAATAGATAGTGGAATGATTGAAAAAAATCCTGATTTACAACTTATATCTAAACCTACTACTTCAACAGAGTATATTACATTCAACAATACTAAAGCTCCTTTTGATAATAAGGATTTTAGAAAAGCTGTAAACTATGCTCTTGATAAACAAAGTATGTCAGATTCTATATTTATGGGAAAAGCTATCCCAGCTAACTCAATAGTAAACCCTAATGTATTTGGACATTCTGATAGTGTAGAAGGTTACCCATACAATAAAGAAAAAGCAATAGAGTACTTAAAGAAATCTGGAATTCAAAATCCATCATTTACTCTATTTGTAAACGATAATACTACTAGACTTCAATTAGCTCAAATTATTCAAGCTAATTTAAAAGAGATTGGAATAGATATGAAAATAGAAACCCTTGAGTGGGGAACTTATTTACAAAAAACTGCTCAAGGAGAGCATCAAGCTTTACTAGGTGGTTGGGTATCTGGTACTTCAGATGCTGATATAGTTTTCTTCCCATTATTACATAGTTCATCTCATGGTGGAGCTGGAAATAGAGCTTTCTATACTAATAAAGAGTTAGATAAAGTTATAGAGGAAGCTCGTCTTACTTCTGATTCTGCTGAAAGAAAAGCACTATTCTTCAAAGGACAAGAAATTTTACAAGAAGATGCTCCTTTTGGACTTCTTTTATATAAAAATGAAAATATTGGTCTTAACAAAAGAGTTAAAGGATTTAAATACGATGCCACAACAATGCATAATTTAAAAGATTTATATATAGAAAACAAATAA
- a CDS encoding branched-chain amino acid ABC transporter permease, which translates to MNHTKRWSYALTLILVIIGYFLLTGLISSGMISRYQTTVMIFICINIILAVSLNITVGCLGQITIGHAGFMSVGAYTAALFAKTGIVEGLPGYIIALIVGGIVAGIVGIVIGIPALRLNGDYLAIITLAFGEIIRVLVEYFDFTGGAQGLRGIPRFNKFGVIYIIMVLCVMMMFSLMTSRHGRAILAIRDDEIASGASGINTTYYKTFAFTVSAIFAGVAGGIYAHNLGILGARQFDFNYSINILVMVVLGGMGSFTGSFLSAIALTILPEVLREFSDYRMIVYSLLLILTMIFRPTGLLGRKEFQISKFVERYITKKGAAKNGK; encoded by the coding sequence ATGAATCATACAAAAAGATGGAGTTATGCTTTAACTCTGATTTTAGTAATAATTGGATATTTTTTATTGACAGGACTTATATCATCAGGAATGATTTCAAGATATCAAACTACTGTAATGATTTTTATCTGTATTAATATTATTTTAGCTGTAAGTTTAAATATAACTGTTGGGTGTCTTGGACAAATTACTATTGGACATGCTGGTTTTATGTCAGTAGGAGCTTACACAGCAGCACTATTTGCTAAAACTGGAATAGTTGAAGGGTTACCTGGTTATATTATTGCTCTTATTGTAGGAGGAATTGTTGCTGGAATTGTGGGAATAGTAATTGGTATTCCAGCTTTGAGATTAAATGGTGACTATTTAGCAATTATTACTCTTGCTTTTGGAGAGATTATTAGAGTTTTAGTTGAGTACTTTGATTTTACAGGTGGTGCTCAAGGACTTAGAGGAATTCCTCGTTTTAATAAATTTGGTGTTATATACATTATAATGGTACTATGTGTAATGATGATGTTTTCACTTATGACAAGCCGTCATGGAAGAGCTATTCTAGCTATTAGAGATGACGAAATAGCAAGTGGAGCTTCAGGAATAAATACAACTTATTATAAGACTTTTGCTTTCACTGTTTCAGCTATTTTTGCTGGAGTAGCTGGAGGAATCTATGCTCATAACTTAGGAATATTAGGAGCTAGACAATTTGACTTTAACTATTCAATCAATATTTTAGTTATGGTTGTATTAGGAGGAATGGGAAGCTTTACAGGTTCATTTCTTTCTGCTATTGCTTTAACAATTTTACCAGAAGTACTTAGAGAGTTCTCTGATTACCGTATGATTGTTTACTCTTTATTATTAATCTTAACTATGATTTTCCGTCCAACAGGATTATTAGGACGTAAAGAGTTCCAAATTTCAAAATTCGTAGAAAGATATATTACTAAGAAGGGGGCAGCAAAAAATGGCAAATAG
- the nikA gene encoding nickel ABC transporter substrate-binding protein, giving the protein MKKNVTKFFAGILLVAGAIGCSSENTNEKLEVNKKENQLQKKEELVFVNYRDIRDLNPHLYAGEMYAQEMLYETLVNIGPNGYEPCLAESWNISEDGKTYTFNIRKGVTFSDGTICDAHAIKANFDAILENKSRHTWLEMMHLLESVDLMDDYTIQIKLSKPYYPMLTELGVTRPFAMISPKAMKNGSTKDGVNAYIGTGPYILKKFVTDEYAIFEANENYWGKVPDIKKILVKVIPDNQTRILALEKGEIDLIFGKNMIDADAVNKYKNNNKFTVALSEPTSTRQIVINTNNEILKDKSIRYALQHGTNKEAISQGVFYGLEKPADTLFARTVPYCNIDLKPFNFDMALANKYLDESGWVKGKDGIRTKDGKRLELNLLYNSDSVTEKTISEYLQAEYKKLGIAINITGQEEQSYRDNMKAGNFDMVFNICWGTPYDPQSSLAAMRQRVYGDYAAQLGLEDKAEIDEAITKILVSTNEEERQKLYTFVLTRLHEDAVYIPLTYECNKAIYTSELKNVKFTQTQYEVPFAEMTFE; this is encoded by the coding sequence ATGAAGAAAAATGTAACTAAATTTTTTGCTGGTATATTGCTAGTAGCTGGAGCTATTGGATGTAGTTCTGAAAATACGAATGAGAAACTTGAAGTAAATAAGAAAGAAAACCAACTTCAAAAAAAGGAGGAACTTGTCTTTGTAAACTATAGGGATATTAGAGATTTGAATCCTCATCTTTATGCTGGAGAGATGTATGCACAGGAAATGTTGTATGAAACTCTTGTAAATATCGGACCTAATGGATATGAGCCTTGTTTAGCAGAAAGTTGGAATATAAGTGAAGATGGAAAAACTTATACATTTAATATAAGGAAAGGTGTAACATTTTCTGATGGAACAATTTGTGATGCCCATGCTATTAAAGCAAATTTTGATGCAATTTTAGAAAATAAAAGTAGACATACTTGGCTAGAAATGATGCATCTCTTAGAAAGTGTCGATTTAATGGATGACTATACTATACAGATAAAATTGAGTAAACCATACTATCCAATGCTTACAGAATTAGGGGTAACTAGACCATTTGCAATGATATCCCCTAAAGCTATGAAAAATGGATCGACTAAAGATGGAGTAAATGCTTATATAGGAACTGGACCATATATTTTAAAGAAATTTGTAACAGATGAGTATGCAATATTTGAAGCTAATGAAAATTATTGGGGAAAAGTTCCTGATATAAAGAAAATATTAGTAAAAGTTATTCCAGATAATCAAACTCGTATCTTAGCTTTAGAAAAAGGAGAGATTGATTTAATATTTGGAAAAAATATGATAGATGCTGATGCAGTAAATAAATATAAAAATAACAATAAATTTACTGTTGCTTTATCAGAACCAACATCTACTAGACAGATTGTCATAAATACAAATAATGAGATTTTAAAAGATAAAAGTATTAGATATGCTTTACAGCATGGAACTAATAAGGAAGCAATATCTCAAGGAGTATTTTATGGATTAGAAAAACCGGCTGATACACTTTTTGCTAGAACAGTTCCATATTGTAATATTGATTTAAAACCATTTAATTTTGATATGGCTTTAGCTAATAAATATCTTGATGAGAGTGGTTGGGTAAAAGGAAAAGATGGTATTCGTACTAAAGATGGAAAAAGACTAGAGTTAAATTTACTATATAATAGTGATAGTGTTACTGAAAAAACTATTTCTGAATATTTACAAGCTGAATATAAAAAATTAGGAATAGCTATAAATATTACTGGACAAGAGGAGCAATCTTATCGTGATAATATGAAAGCTGGAAATTTTGATATGGTATTTAATATTTGCTGGGGAACACCTTATGATCCTCAATCTTCTTTAGCAGCAATGCGTCAACGTGTATATGGAGATTATGCCGCTCAATTAGGGTTGGAGGATAAGGCTGAAATTGATGAAGCTATAACTAAAATTCTTGTTTCTACAAATGAAGAAGAGAGACAAAAGTTATATACATTTGTTTTAACAAGATTACATGAAGATGCTGTATATATTCCACTTACTTATGAGTGTAATAAAGCAATTTATACTTCCGAATTAAAAAATGTTAAGTTTACACAAACTCAATATGAAGTTCCATTTGCAGAAATGACTTTTGAATAA
- a CDS encoding toxin-antitoxin system YwqK family antitoxin, translating to MKKIAIATFVLLTLVGCGKEIDISQKQVRKGIVYTINEDKPFTGKVVGKYENGQNKLVEKFKEGKFDGEQIYYYENGQIKEKITYQGGVPTGVYNEYHKNGEVAYTGSFSNGKKEGEWNRYTEDKKLILTEIYKNGKLEDVKQFLIDTDKIKGKINSLFN from the coding sequence ATGAAAAAAATTGCAATAGCTACATTTGTTCTATTAACATTAGTTGGTTGTGGAAAAGAGATAGATATTTCTCAAAAACAAGTAAGAAAGGGAATAGTTTATACAATAAATGAAGATAAACCTTTTACAGGAAAGGTAGTAGGAAAATATGAAAATGGACAAAATAAACTAGTTGAAAAATTTAAAGAGGGAAAATTTGATGGAGAGCAAATCTATTATTATGAAAATGGACAAATAAAAGAAAAGATAACATATCAAGGAGGAGTTCCAACAGGAGTATATAATGAGTATCATAAGAATGGAGAAGTAGCATACACAGGAAGTTTTTCTAATGGTAAAAAAGAAGGAGAGTGGAACAGATATACTGAAGATAAAAAATTGATATTAACAGAGATTTATAAAAATGGAAAGCTTGAAGATGTTAAGCAATTTTTAATTGATACTGATAAAATAAAAGGGAAAATAAATAGTTTATTTAATTAG
- a CDS encoding M42 family metallopeptidase, translating into MNLDVEYVLDMAMELLNIPSPVGYTDDAMERIGVELDELKVPYSLTRKGAILAYLDGEDNNYKKMISAHVDTLGAMVKKIKPNGRLELVNLGGVNWGGVEGENCLVHTLDGDAIEGTIVPVKSSVHIYGDEAREMSRNASTMEIRLDEEVYNKEDAEQLGIRVGDFVSFDPRTVITESGYIKSRFIDDKICIAQVLGYIKYLKDNNLKPKNGLYIYISNYEEIGHGVSVIPDDMDEFIALDIGLVGADAYGDEKKVSIAAKDFKTPYDLSVRLGLMEAAELNNIGYTVDVYNRYGSDASAALLQGFDFKCGCIGPSVESSHHYERTHIEGVIETIKLLIAYL; encoded by the coding sequence ATTAACTTAGATGTTGAGTATGTACTTGATATGGCTATGGAGCTTCTAAACATTCCTAGTCCTGTTGGATATACTGACGATGCTATGGAAAGAATAGGAGTGGAATTAGATGAATTAAAAGTTCCATACAGTCTAACTAGAAAAGGAGCTATCCTAGCATACCTTGATGGAGAAGATAACAATTACAAAAAAATGATTTCTGCCCATGTAGATACTTTAGGAGCTATGGTTAAAAAAATTAAACCAAATGGAAGATTAGAGTTAGTAAACCTTGGTGGAGTAAACTGGGGAGGAGTAGAAGGAGAAAATTGTTTAGTTCATACTCTTGATGGAGATGCTATCGAAGGAACAATAGTTCCAGTAAAAAGCTCTGTACATATTTATGGAGATGAAGCTAGAGAGATGTCAAGAAACGCTTCTACTATGGAAATCAGATTAGATGAAGAAGTTTACAATAAAGAAGATGCTGAACAACTAGGAATAAGAGTTGGAGATTTTGTATCTTTTGACCCACGTACTGTAATTACAGAGAGTGGTTATATTAAATCAAGATTTATTGATGATAAAATTTGTATAGCTCAAGTTTTAGGATATATCAAATATTTAAAAGATAATAATCTAAAACCTAAAAATGGATTATATATCTATATATCTAACTATGAAGAGATTGGACATGGAGTTTCTGTAATACCTGATGATATGGACGAGTTTATAGCTTTAGATATTGGACTTGTTGGAGCAGATGCTTATGGAGATGAGAAAAAAGTAAGTATAGCAGCTAAAGATTTTAAAACTCCATATGATTTAAGTGTAAGACTTGGACTTATGGAAGCAGCTGAATTAAATAATATCGGATATACTGTTGATGTATATAATAGATATGGTTCAGATGCTAGTGCTGCTCTTTTACAAGGATTTGATTTTAAATGTGGATGTATTGGACCAAGTGTAGAATCTTCACATCACTATGAGAGAACTCATATAGAGGGAGTAATTGAAACTATAAAATTACTAATTGCTTATTTATAG